From the genome of Streptomyces sp. NBC_01260, one region includes:
- a CDS encoding FAD-binding protein has protein sequence MTPAEKNWAGNVTFGARRLCVPRSEAELRETVAASTAVRALGTRHSFNAVADTAGDLVSVAGLPRVVEIDPAAGAVTVSAGLRFGEFAGELNESGFALHNLGSLPHISVAGACATGTHGSGVGNRSLAGAVRALDMVTADGGTLSLRRGDADFPGAVVSLGALGVVTRLTLDMVPAFDVQQWVYEDLPESRLTGAFDEVMSAAYSVSVFTDWCPGPVGQVWLKQRVGSGGARQAPGDWLGARLADGPRHPIAGVPAGNCTRQQGAAGAWHRRLPHFRREFTPSNGDELQSEYFVAREDAAAAYEAVGRLRDRITPLLQISEIRTVAGDDLWLSPASGRDSVAFHFTWIPDTEAVAPVLREIEEALAPFAARPHWGKVFATAPDVLRTLYGRYADFEKLMARYDPAATFRNDFLDRHFPR, from the coding sequence GTGACTCCCGCGGAGAAGAACTGGGCCGGCAACGTCACGTTCGGCGCGAGGCGACTGTGCGTACCCCGCTCGGAGGCCGAGCTGCGGGAGACGGTGGCCGCTTCCACCGCGGTACGCGCCCTGGGTACCCGGCACTCCTTCAACGCCGTCGCGGACACCGCCGGGGACCTCGTGTCGGTGGCCGGTCTGCCGCGCGTGGTCGAGATCGACCCGGCGGCCGGTGCGGTGACGGTGAGCGCGGGGCTGCGCTTCGGCGAGTTCGCCGGCGAGCTGAACGAGAGCGGCTTCGCCCTGCACAACCTGGGTTCCCTCCCGCACATCTCGGTGGCCGGCGCCTGTGCGACCGGAACCCATGGCTCGGGTGTCGGGAACCGGTCGCTCGCGGGAGCCGTCCGGGCACTGGACATGGTCACGGCGGACGGCGGGACCCTCTCCCTGCGGCGGGGCGACGCGGACTTCCCCGGAGCGGTGGTCTCCCTGGGCGCGCTGGGCGTGGTGACCCGGCTGACGCTGGACATGGTCCCGGCCTTCGACGTACAGCAGTGGGTCTACGAGGATCTTCCCGAGTCCCGGCTGACCGGGGCCTTCGACGAGGTGATGTCGGCCGCGTACAGCGTCAGCGTCTTCACCGACTGGTGCCCCGGACCGGTCGGCCAGGTGTGGCTCAAGCAGCGGGTGGGGAGCGGGGGAGCGCGGCAGGCGCCCGGCGACTGGCTGGGCGCACGGCTCGCCGACGGTCCGCGCCACCCGATCGCCGGTGTGCCGGCCGGCAACTGCACCCGGCAGCAGGGCGCCGCAGGAGCCTGGCACCGCAGGCTGCCGCACTTCCGGCGGGAGTTCACCCCCAGCAACGGGGACGAGCTGCAGTCGGAGTACTTCGTGGCCCGGGAGGACGCCGCCGCCGCCTACGAGGCGGTGGGCCGGCTCCGGGACCGGATCACCCCGCTGCTGCAGATCTCCGAGATCCGTACCGTCGCGGGGGACGACCTGTGGCTGAGCCCGGCGTCCGGCAGGGACTCGGTGGCCTTCCACTTCACCTGGATACCGGACACCGAGGCGGTGGCACCGGTCCTCCGGGAGATCGAGGAGGCGCTGGCGCCGTTCGCCGCGCGGCCGCACTGGGGCAAGGTGTTCGCCACCGCCCCCGACGTCCTGCGCACGCTGTACGGGCGGTATGCCGACTTCGAGAAGCTGATGGCCCGGTACGACCCGGCCGCCACCTTCCGCAACGACTTCCTGGACCGGCACTTCCCGCGGTGA
- the gmd gene encoding GDP-mannose 4,6-dehydratase — protein MAKTALITGVTGQDGSYLSELLLQKGYTVHGLIRRSSSFNTERIDHIYQGPEEEDRSFVLHHADLADGVALVNLLRDIRPDEVYNLGAQSHVRVSFDAPLYTGDITGLGTIRLLEAVRASGIDTRVYQASSSEMFGANPPPQNERTPFHPRSPYSVAKVYSYWSTVNYREAYGMFAVNGILFNHESPRRGETFVTRKITRGVARIKAGLQTRLHLGNLDAVRDWGYAPEYVDAMWRMLQCDAPDDYVVATGEGVSVRQFLEYAFEHAGLDWREHVRYDAKYERPSEVDALIGDASKAAELLGWKPAVKSRELARIMVDADVRQLADQLTGAAVRVDR, from the coding sequence GTGGCGAAGACCGCGCTCATCACCGGCGTGACCGGACAGGACGGTTCGTACCTGTCCGAGCTGCTGCTGCAAAAGGGATACACGGTCCATGGACTCATCCGCCGTTCGTCGAGCTTCAACACCGAGCGGATCGACCACATCTACCAGGGCCCGGAGGAGGAGGACCGCTCCTTCGTCCTGCATCACGCCGATCTCGCCGACGGTGTCGCCCTGGTGAACCTGCTGCGCGACATCCGGCCCGACGAGGTCTACAACCTCGGCGCGCAGTCGCACGTCCGGGTCTCCTTCGACGCCCCGCTGTACACGGGGGACATCACCGGGCTCGGCACGATCCGTCTCCTGGAGGCCGTGCGCGCCAGCGGCATCGACACCCGCGTCTACCAGGCGTCGTCCTCGGAGATGTTCGGCGCCAACCCGCCGCCGCAGAACGAGCGGACGCCGTTCCATCCGCGCAGCCCGTACAGCGTCGCGAAGGTCTACTCGTACTGGTCGACGGTCAACTACCGTGAGGCCTATGGCATGTTCGCGGTCAACGGGATCCTCTTCAACCACGAGTCCCCGCGCCGCGGCGAGACCTTCGTGACCCGGAAGATCACCCGCGGGGTGGCCCGGATCAAGGCGGGCCTGCAGACGCGGCTGCATCTGGGAAACCTGGACGCGGTGCGCGACTGGGGTTACGCCCCCGAGTACGTCGACGCGATGTGGCGGATGCTCCAGTGCGACGCCCCGGACGACTACGTGGTGGCCACCGGCGAGGGGGTCAGCGTCCGGCAGTTCCTTGAGTACGCCTTCGAGCACGCCGGTCTGGACTGGCGCGAGCACGTCCGGTACGACGCGAAGTACGAGCGCCCCAGCGAGGTCGACGCGCTGATCGGGGACGCGTCCAAGGCGGCGGAACTGCTCGGCTGGAAACCGGCCGTGAAGTCGCGTGAGCTGGCCCGGATCATGGTCGACGCCGATGTCCGGCAACTGGCCGACCAGCTCACCGGGGCCGCGGTGCGGGTGGACCGGTGA
- a CDS encoding GDP-L-fucose synthase family protein has protein sequence MTTDLPGPPQESVPSLLRPGARVFVAGHRGLVGSAVVRRLTAEGHEVITRGRDQLDLRDAERTAAFLRDARPDAVVLAAAKVGGIMANSTYPVQFLEDNLRIQLSVIAGAHAAGVERLLFLGSSCIYPRRTPQPIPESALLTGPLEPTNEAYALAKIAGIVQTQSYRRQYGASYISAMPTNLYGPGDNFDLETSHVLPALIRRFHEARLSGAPAVTLWGSGSPRREFLHVDDLAAACVLLLERYDGDAPVNVGSGEDLTIRELASTVADVTSYQGLVEWDTAKPDGTPRKLLDVSRLASLGFAPRIELRDGIAGTYAWWLQQQGTRV, from the coding sequence ATGACGACTGATCTCCCCGGCCCTCCCCAGGAATCCGTCCCGTCCCTGCTACGGCCCGGCGCCCGTGTGTTCGTCGCGGGCCACCGCGGTCTGGTGGGCTCGGCGGTGGTGCGCCGCCTCACCGCCGAAGGCCACGAGGTGATAACGCGCGGCCGCGACCAGCTGGACCTGCGTGACGCCGAGCGGACCGCGGCCTTTCTGCGGGACGCACGTCCGGACGCCGTGGTACTGGCCGCCGCCAAGGTCGGCGGGATCATGGCCAACAGCACGTACCCGGTGCAGTTCCTGGAGGACAATCTGCGGATCCAGCTGAGCGTGATCGCCGGGGCGCACGCGGCGGGCGTCGAACGGCTGCTCTTCCTCGGCTCGTCCTGCATCTACCCCAGGCGCACCCCGCAGCCCATCCCCGAGAGCGCCCTGCTCACCGGCCCGCTGGAGCCGACCAACGAGGCGTACGCGCTCGCGAAGATCGCCGGGATCGTGCAGACCCAGTCCTACCGCCGGCAGTACGGCGCCTCGTACATCAGCGCCATGCCCACCAACCTCTACGGACCGGGCGACAACTTCGACCTGGAGACCTCGCACGTCCTGCCCGCACTGATCCGCCGCTTCCACGAGGCGCGGCTGAGCGGGGCGCCGGCCGTCACGCTCTGGGGCTCCGGAAGCCCCCGGCGCGAATTCCTGCACGTCGATGACCTGGCCGCCGCCTGCGTGCTGCTGCTGGAGCGTTACGACGGTGACGCACCCGTCAACGTCGGCTCCGGCGAAGACCTGACGATTCGTGAACTCGCTTCGACAGTAGCTGATGTGACGTCCTATCAGGGATTGGTCGAATGGGACACGGCCAAGCCCGACGGCACCCCGCGCAAGCTGCTGGACGTGTCCCGGCTGGCTTCCCTCGGCTTCGCACCGCGGATCGAGCTGCGTGACGGAATCGCCGGCACCTACGCATGGTGGCTCCAGCAGCAGGGCACCCGGGTCTGA
- a CDS encoding exopolysaccharide biosynthesis polyprenyl glycosylphosphotransferase encodes MGLAGAPRPRTTSNRPRSQKFDRLPQGPTVQRERSARPGPKPGPGRYLPLVICLDLLGLGLPGWLVLRTDGEPGALAGASAAALVWSAVRAARGRYSLRAPGRPAGALTVSGDWLLLIGVLAVLWTVADGSIDPAAAVVALIPGLLAATAVSGVRQLPRWGKRRTARRVLVVGETAGVDRAVRLLGSRSDHGYVVVAAVPVGTAALNCDAPVPGRLAPTPADDDASTVLGAAFAHEADLALVVPGPELTEERLRRLSWGLHDGGLELSVLSHLSEIAAGRVRPASAAGLTLLHIVPPLRRGAQPALKAAVDRTGAALGLLALAPLLLLVAAAVRLTSRGPVFHRQIRHGQHNRPFTMWKFRTMIADAERHRAHLAASNEIDGPMFKMRRDPRVTRVGRLLRRSSLDELPQLFNVLRGDMSLVGPRPPLPDEVSRYDERELRRLAVKPGLTGLWQVSGRSDLSWQETVSLDLWYVDNWSVATDMGLMARTLRAVTDGRGAY; translated from the coding sequence GTGGGACTGGCGGGGGCACCTCGCCCACGGACCACTTCGAACCGGCCCCGCAGCCAGAAGTTCGACCGGCTGCCGCAGGGCCCGACCGTACAGCGCGAACGTTCCGCCCGGCCCGGGCCGAAGCCAGGACCCGGCCGGTACCTGCCTCTGGTCATCTGCCTGGACCTGCTCGGGCTCGGGCTTCCCGGCTGGCTCGTCCTGCGCACCGACGGCGAGCCCGGGGCTCTGGCCGGCGCGTCCGCGGCGGCCCTGGTGTGGTCCGCCGTGCGGGCCGCGCGTGGCCGGTACTCGCTCCGGGCGCCCGGCCGCCCGGCCGGAGCGCTGACCGTATCCGGGGACTGGCTGCTGCTCATCGGCGTACTGGCGGTGCTCTGGACGGTGGCCGACGGGTCCATCGATCCGGCGGCGGCGGTCGTGGCACTGATCCCGGGCCTGCTGGCGGCCACGGCGGTGTCCGGAGTCCGTCAGCTGCCGCGGTGGGGGAAGCGGCGGACGGCCCGCCGGGTACTGGTGGTCGGCGAGACCGCGGGGGTGGACCGGGCAGTGCGGCTGCTCGGCTCCCGTTCGGACCACGGCTACGTCGTGGTGGCCGCCGTACCCGTGGGAACGGCGGCGCTGAACTGCGACGCCCCGGTCCCGGGGCGGCTCGCGCCCACACCCGCCGACGACGACGCCTCGACGGTGCTGGGCGCGGCCTTCGCGCACGAGGCCGACCTGGCGCTGGTGGTGCCGGGGCCGGAGCTCACCGAGGAACGATTACGGCGGCTGTCCTGGGGGCTTCACGACGGCGGGCTCGAACTGTCCGTGCTGTCGCACCTCTCGGAGATCGCGGCGGGCCGGGTCCGCCCGGCGTCGGCGGCCGGACTGACCCTGCTGCACATCGTGCCGCCGCTGCGGCGGGGAGCGCAGCCCGCGCTCAAGGCCGCGGTGGACCGGACCGGCGCCGCCCTCGGACTGCTCGCACTGGCCCCACTGCTGCTGCTGGTCGCGGCGGCGGTCCGGCTCACTTCCCGCGGACCGGTCTTCCACCGGCAGATCCGCCACGGGCAGCACAACCGGCCGTTCACCATGTGGAAGTTCCGCACGATGATCGCGGACGCCGAACGGCACCGGGCGCACCTCGCCGCCTCCAACGAGATCGACGGCCCGATGTTCAAGATGCGCCGCGACCCCCGGGTCACCCGCGTCGGCCGGCTGCTGCGCCGCTCGTCCCTCGACGAGCTGCCCCAGCTCTTCAATGTCCTACGGGGTGACATGTCCCTGGTCGGACCACGCCCGCCGCTGCCGGACGAGGTGTCCCGCTACGACGAGCGCGAGCTGAGACGGCTCGCGGTCAAACCGGGGCTGACCGGCCTGTGGCAGGTCAGCGGGCGCTCCGACCTGTCCTGGCAGGAGACCGTGTCGCTCGACCTCTGGTACGTGGACAACTGGTCCGTGGCCACGGACATGGGACTCATGGCCCGTACCCTGCGCGCCGTCACCGACGGCCGCGGGGCCTACTGA